A section of the Pseudanabaena mucicola str. Chao 1806 genome encodes:
- the recR gene encoding recombination mediator RecR has protein sequence MLLHVFAVLYTRPLANLIEQLQRLPGVGAKTAQRLSLHIIKRPTEEIEALAQALLQAKQQVGSCSVCGHLSAEPICEICAHPSRDNSVICVVADSRDLIALEKTREYRGKYHVLGGLISPMDGISPDQLNIQSLVRRVSGNKVSEVIMAIAPSVEGETTTLYVGGLLKPFTKVTRIAFGIPMGGDLEYADEVTLAKAIEGRRELDF, from the coding sequence ATGTTACTTCACGTCTTCGCTGTTTTGTATACTCGACCTCTTGCCAATCTCATCGAACAATTGCAGCGTCTCCCTGGAGTGGGGGCAAAAACTGCTCAACGCTTATCCCTTCACATCATCAAGCGTCCCACTGAAGAGATCGAAGCCCTTGCCCAAGCCTTACTGCAAGCTAAACAACAAGTAGGTAGTTGCTCTGTCTGTGGACATTTGTCGGCGGAGCCAATTTGCGAGATTTGCGCCCATCCTAGTCGCGATAACTCAGTTATTTGCGTAGTTGCTGATTCCCGTGACCTGATTGCTCTCGAAAAGACTCGTGAATATCGCGGCAAATATCATGTGCTGGGTGGTCTAATTTCACCAATGGATGGGATTAGTCCCGATCAACTTAATATTCAAAGCCTAGTCCGTCGCGTTAGTGGCAATAAAGTCTCTGAGGTAATTATGGCGATCGCACCCAGTGTCGAAGGAGAAACAACTACTCTATATGTCGGTGGCTTATTAAAGCCCTTTACAAAAGTTACGCGAATTGCCTTTGGAATTCCTATGGGCGGTGATTTAGAATATGCAGATGAGGTAACACTCGCCAAAGCGATCGAGGGCAGACGCGAATTAGATTTTTAG
- a CDS encoding PP2C family protein-serine/threonine phosphatase — MKCLFAGATDTGCVRSANQDSYYIDPDGRFFVVADGMGGHAGGEIASKIAVDSIRACLEFFWDAEIDPQKLMQDAIDKANQAIINDQKANPVRSDMGTTVVLLLFRDERPWFCHIGDSRLYRLRGTKLEQISDDHTWIARAIQTGIVNAHDAKIHPWRHMLLQCLGREDLKSITAREIEWQPGDRFLICSDGLTEEVTDARITHHLKSILNCQQAAEALIDSAKKHGGRDNITVVIVSNELNPNS, encoded by the coding sequence ATGAAGTGTCTATTTGCGGGAGCAACCGATACAGGCTGTGTGAGATCAGCCAACCAAGATTCTTACTATATCGATCCTGATGGGCGATTTTTTGTAGTTGCCGATGGTATGGGAGGTCACGCAGGCGGGGAAATAGCAAGTAAGATTGCTGTAGATTCCATTCGCGCTTGTCTGGAATTTTTCTGGGATGCGGAGATCGATCCCCAGAAGTTAATGCAAGATGCGATCGACAAGGCTAATCAAGCAATTATTAATGATCAAAAGGCTAATCCTGTGCGATCAGATATGGGCACAACAGTTGTTTTACTCCTCTTTCGGGATGAACGACCTTGGTTTTGTCATATTGGTGACTCGCGGTTGTATCGCTTGCGTGGTACAAAACTAGAACAAATTAGCGATGACCATACATGGATTGCCCGTGCTATTCAAACAGGGATCGTGAATGCTCATGATGCCAAAATCCATCCTTGGCGACACATGCTTTTGCAATGTTTAGGGCGTGAAGATCTCAAGTCAATTACTGCCCGTGAAATTGAGTGGCAACCAGGCGATCGTTTTTTGATTTGTAGCGATGGCTTGACCGAGGAAGTGACTGATGCTCGCATTACCCATCACCTCAAAAGTATTCTTAATTGTCAGCAAGCTGCTGAAGCTCTGATTGATTCAGCAAAGAAACATGGTGGACGTGACAACATTACTGTAGTGATTGTTTCTAACGAATTAAATCCAAATTCATAA
- a CDS encoding ABC1 kinase family protein produces the protein MSALSSEPNYRWSRDNYSELARTIDIWRNVLTFSWMIWLDGKKWSYIGGKTEVKVKKRTRQRAIWLRESMLQLGPTFIKVGQLLSTRADILPAESVEELSKLQDKVPAFTAEKAKQIIESDLGKPVEKIFAYFDPIPLAAASLGQVHKAQLHSGEEIVVKVQRPGLLKLFAIDLGILKKIAEYFQNHPKYGRGRDWVGIYEECHKILYEEADYLNEGRNADTFRRNFRGDRRIIVPRVYWRYASRKVLTLEYMPGIKVSNYDALEAAGIDRKIIARIGAESYLEQLLNHGFFHADPHPGNLAVTGKGELIFYDFGMMGQIQTITRDKLLRTFFGIAQKDAEAVVNSLIDLGALEVKGDIGPIRRSVQYMLDNFMGQPKDKQSVAAISDDLYDIAYDQPFRFPATFTFVMRALSTLEGLGKGLDPNFNFMEVAKPYATNLMENGSAKESGNLSTAFFGELGRQAAQVSNTAIALPRRIDDTLAKLDRGDIRVRIKSQETDRLLRRLSNVGIGAIYALLGATCLLCATLLLVNGWHIPAIMATLFAIVFVLVLLRLLSRIDRPER, from the coding sequence GTGTCAGCTTTATCTTCTGAACCCAATTATCGCTGGAGTCGTGACAACTACTCTGAACTAGCCCGCACTATTGACATCTGGCGCAATGTACTTACCTTTTCTTGGATGATATGGCTCGATGGTAAAAAATGGAGCTATATCGGTGGCAAGACTGAAGTCAAAGTAAAAAAACGCACTCGTCAACGGGCAATTTGGCTACGAGAGTCCATGCTGCAACTTGGACCGACGTTTATTAAAGTTGGGCAATTGCTGTCTACCCGTGCTGATATTTTGCCTGCGGAGTCTGTCGAGGAGCTATCCAAGTTACAAGATAAGGTTCCGGCTTTTACTGCAGAAAAAGCTAAGCAAATTATTGAGTCAGACTTAGGTAAGCCTGTTGAAAAGATATTTGCTTATTTTGATCCCATTCCCCTCGCCGCCGCAAGCTTAGGTCAAGTACATAAGGCACAATTGCATTCTGGTGAAGAAATAGTTGTGAAGGTGCAGCGTCCAGGATTATTAAAATTATTTGCGATCGATTTAGGAATTCTCAAGAAAATTGCGGAATATTTCCAAAATCATCCGAAATATGGTCGGGGGCGCGACTGGGTTGGCATCTATGAAGAATGTCACAAAATTCTTTACGAGGAAGCTGATTATCTTAATGAAGGTCGTAATGCTGATACCTTTCGCCGTAATTTTAGAGGCGATCGCCGCATTATCGTTCCGCGAGTTTATTGGCGCTACGCCTCTCGGAAAGTACTAACTTTAGAATATATGCCGGGGATCAAGGTAAGTAACTACGACGCTCTTGAAGCAGCAGGGATTGATCGCAAAATTATCGCTCGAATTGGGGCAGAATCCTATCTTGAACAATTACTCAATCATGGATTTTTCCACGCTGATCCCCATCCAGGGAATTTAGCAGTCACAGGTAAAGGCGAGTTGATATTTTATGATTTTGGGATGATGGGGCAGATTCAAACGATTACCCGTGACAAGTTGCTCCGCACATTCTTCGGGATAGCCCAAAAAGATGCGGAGGCAGTAGTGAATTCGCTAATTGATCTAGGAGCATTAGAAGTCAAGGGTGATATTGGACCAATTCGGCGATCAGTGCAGTATATGCTCGATAACTTTATGGGGCAACCTAAGGATAAGCAATCCGTAGCCGCAATTAGTGATGATTTGTACGATATTGCCTATGATCAGCCATTTCGTTTCCCTGCAACCTTTACCTTTGTAATGAGGGCTCTCTCAACTCTTGAAGGTTTAGGTAAAGGACTCGATCCTAATTTTAACTTTATGGAAGTCGCAAAACCCTACGCAACAAATCTTATGGAAAATGGTAGTGCTAAGGAATCAGGTAATTTATCCACCGCTTTTTTTGGTGAGTTAGGCAGACAGGCTGCCCAAGTAAGTAATACGGCGATCGCTTTACCTCGGCGCATTGATGACACTCTTGCCAAGCTCGATCGCGGTGATATTCGCGTCAGAATTAAATCTCAAGAAACTGATCGCCTATTGCGCCGCCTTAGTAATGTTGGTATTGGCGCAATCTATGCTCTTTTAGGAGCAACTTGCCTATTATGTGCCACTCTTTTATTAGTCAATGGCTGGCATATTCCCGCGATCATGGCAACCCTATTTGCCATAGTTTTTGTATTAGTTTTACTAAGGTTGTTATCGCGAATTGATCGCCCTGAACGATGA
- a CDS encoding ComEC/Rec2 family competence protein: protein MRRSQVVLILALFFVAGAYASFLPDWTGFFTVFAIGFALSLVVPTIWRLGPKRWVYLLATLIAVFACFYVRLRTPQPQVNDISKYAPLSNVIVRGTVVEAPSLTRSERAKFLLEVKEINPSGKLSVKDSRQNTENQPSNANVESDEANKFVAASGKLYITVPLIEVTGLRSGQAIELSGRLYLPNRADNFGAFDFKSYLARQGVFAGLSGRSLVLQGDPPNFGEWWFISKIVRAHVMGAGVPEGSLLSSLVLGSRAVDLPSDLKDTFIQAGLAAVLAASGFQVTLVLGAAIAISRNSSLKLQFLIGSICLGGYLLLTGASPSILRAVVMGFGSLIGLVVQRRSRPITGLVVTAVLLLFYQPLWIWDLGFQFSFLATFGLLTTSRSIFERLEWLPPAIAELLSVPIAAYIWTLPLQLLVFGKLTPYSLLANLITTPLVSISTYGGIISGVLGIIFVPMGAGIAWLLYPLLHWTIDLAQWINTLPNANTNVGTIHLWQMLFAYALFMAIWLVPWFGKMQRWTIAFVLACVVLFVPNAIAQSTSFQVTLPAFNDVPIMFIRNQNQTVLINSGDQQFATFTLQPLLQKLGVNRIDWAISTDTQPDVSDGWNALISNSIAIAQFRDISLGVTPKPYQNLQQALASAKTPLASIKTGETLTINNQVEVQLVNQSPDIIKIKTGGLSWLLLANIDQKAQQVIISQKNLLPKLAANILWWTGGQIDRKILDAITPQIAIASATSVGEEMVNQLYEAKVRVFWTGRDGSIQWNPDKDFHTLRDQQDSRSPI from the coding sequence ATGAGGAGATCGCAAGTTGTCTTAATTTTAGCTTTGTTTTTTGTGGCAGGAGCCTATGCTAGCTTTTTGCCAGATTGGACAGGCTTTTTTACAGTATTTGCCATCGGTTTTGCCTTGTCTTTGGTGGTTCCTACTATCTGGAGATTGGGACCGAAGCGTTGGGTTTATCTCTTAGCAACTTTAATAGCTGTTTTTGCTTGTTTCTATGTCAGACTTCGCACGCCACAGCCCCAAGTCAATGACATTTCTAAATATGCACCTCTATCCAATGTAATCGTGCGAGGAACTGTGGTGGAAGCACCTAGTTTGACCCGTAGTGAGAGGGCTAAGTTTTTATTAGAGGTTAAGGAAATTAATCCCTCTGGCAAGTTAAGTGTTAAAGATTCTAGACAAAATACTGAAAATCAGCCCAGTAACGCAAATGTAGAGTCTGATGAGGCTAATAAGTTTGTGGCAGCTTCAGGGAAGCTATATATCACTGTTCCATTGATTGAGGTGACGGGTTTACGGTCAGGACAGGCGATCGAACTTTCAGGAAGATTATATTTGCCCAATCGTGCCGATAATTTTGGAGCCTTTGATTTTAAGTCCTATTTAGCGCGTCAAGGTGTATTTGCGGGATTAAGTGGTCGATCGCTAGTTTTGCAAGGCGATCCACCAAATTTTGGCGAATGGTGGTTTATCAGCAAGATTGTCCGCGCCCATGTGATGGGGGCAGGTGTCCCTGAAGGTTCGTTACTTAGCTCCTTAGTCTTGGGAAGTCGAGCCGTAGATTTACCCAGCGATTTAAAAGATACCTTTATTCAAGCGGGATTAGCTGCTGTTTTAGCAGCGTCAGGCTTTCAGGTAACATTGGTACTCGGAGCCGCGATCGCAATTAGTCGCAATAGTTCATTAAAACTGCAATTTTTAATTGGGAGCATTTGCTTAGGCGGATATTTATTACTGACAGGGGCAAGCCCATCAATTTTGCGAGCTGTTGTGATGGGATTTGGTAGCCTGATCGGTCTAGTTGTCCAACGCCGAAGCCGTCCTATAACTGGTTTGGTAGTTACGGCGGTATTGCTATTATTCTATCAACCTCTCTGGATTTGGGATTTGGGTTTTCAGTTTAGTTTTCTGGCAACCTTTGGGCTACTCACAACCTCAAGGTCAATTTTTGAGCGTTTAGAATGGCTACCACCTGCGATCGCTGAATTACTATCTGTGCCAATTGCTGCTTATATTTGGACATTGCCATTACAACTATTAGTATTTGGCAAACTGACTCCCTATAGCCTACTAGCTAATTTAATCACTACACCACTTGTATCCATCTCGACTTATGGTGGCATCATCAGTGGAGTATTGGGTATTATCTTTGTCCCTATGGGTGCAGGGATCGCATGGTTGCTCTATCCTTTGTTACATTGGACAATAGACCTTGCTCAATGGATTAACACTCTACCCAACGCTAATACAAACGTTGGCACAATCCATCTCTGGCAGATGTTGTTTGCCTACGCTTTATTTATGGCAATTTGGCTTGTGCCCTGGTTTGGCAAAATGCAGCGCTGGACAATTGCCTTTGTGCTTGCTTGCGTAGTGCTATTTGTCCCCAATGCAATCGCCCAATCAACTAGCTTTCAGGTGACATTACCAGCATTTAATGATGTGCCGATTATGTTTATTAGAAATCAAAATCAAACGGTACTAATTAATAGCGGCGATCAGCAATTTGCCACTTTCACCTTGCAGCCACTATTACAAAAACTAGGGGTAAATCGCATAGACTGGGCAATTTCTACGGATACCCAACCTGATGTCAGTGATGGCTGGAATGCCTTAATTTCTAACTCTATAGCGATCGCCCAGTTTCGAGATATTAGCCTCGGTGTCACACCCAAACCCTATCAAAATCTCCAACAAGCTCTTGCATCTGCTAAAACCCCCTTAGCTTCGATTAAAACAGGTGAAACACTCACCATTAATAATCAAGTGGAGGTGCAATTAGTTAATCAATCTCCTGATATCATCAAAATCAAAACGGGAGGGCTATCTTGGTTACTCCTTGCCAATATTGATCAAAAAGCACAACAGGTAATAATTTCTCAAAAAAACCTACTCCCAAAATTAGCCGCTAATATTCTCTGGTGGACAGGAGGACAGATTGATCGCAAAATTTTGGACGCAATCACTCCTCAAATTGCGATCGCCTCAGCAACTAGTGTTGGCGAAGAAATGGTGAATCAACTTTATGAAGCTAAAGTCCGCGTTTTCTGGACAGGTCGTGATGGTTCTATCCAATGGAATCCAGACAAAGATTTTCATACTCTGCGTGATCAACAGGATTCGCGATCGCCAATTTGA
- a CDS encoding archaeosortase/exosortase family protein, with amino-acid sequence MELLLQQLKKIFYHRSFWIFVTLSCLAILHLYFVWRTSDKIPSLIDVLGWISIGFLLWKRKYSLKFRGSIAASIIGLALILWMLIRHILGQHYLSKVDVLYGCFPVITCIGLLLITSGFRKLITYKNELFIAALISLPYASLYNFLKPVINLDAQLLNFMLHYLGFQTTRKGAIVYLANGSVEVMPSCSSVGPILTMLPFIVVLLSIYPTRKSQKFFVYISSIFAIILINCLRLSLLAILLDRGDIDGFNYWHTGGGAGIFSNLIVFLIGGLSYKFLNKSYESNLQSISIKNKI; translated from the coding sequence ATGGAATTGCTATTACAACAGCTAAAAAAAATTTTCTATCATCGCTCATTTTGGATATTTGTAACCCTTAGTTGTTTAGCCATATTACATCTCTACTTTGTTTGGCGCACCTCAGATAAAATTCCATCATTGATTGATGTTTTAGGATGGATTAGTATCGGATTCTTGCTGTGGAAACGCAAATATAGTCTTAAATTTCGTGGAAGTATTGCAGCATCAATCATTGGTCTAGCTTTAATCTTATGGATGCTGATTCGACATATATTAGGGCAGCATTATTTATCAAAAGTTGATGTATTATACGGTTGCTTTCCTGTAATTACCTGCATTGGGCTTTTACTAATCACCTCAGGATTTAGAAAGTTAATCACTTATAAGAATGAACTTTTTATCGCCGCCCTAATTTCACTGCCCTATGCATCTCTATATAATTTCTTGAAACCAGTCATCAATCTTGATGCCCAATTATTAAACTTTATGTTGCATTATCTCGGATTTCAAACTACTAGAAAAGGAGCGATTGTATATCTAGCTAATGGCTCAGTTGAAGTCATGCCCAGTTGTTCTAGTGTTGGACCAATACTAACAATGTTACCATTTATTGTTGTTTTACTAAGTATTTATCCTACAAGAAAATCACAAAAATTCTTTGTTTATATTAGCTCAATTTTTGCAATTATTTTAATCAATTGCCTTCGACTATCTTTACTTGCCATACTTTTAGATAGAGGTGATATTGATGGTTTTAATTATTGGCATACAGGCGGTGGTGCAGGTATTTTCTCAAATCTAATTGTTTTTCTAATTGGTGGTCTATCTTATAAATTTTTAAACAAATCCTACGAATCAAATCTACAATCTATATCAATAAAAAATAAAATATAA
- a CDS encoding cyanoexosortase A system-associated protein: MAQIYLIPTYQDRKSRLISLKKFKIFCLVIVLITSCIAIIISLSNTLPKNRSKYQLPSQISMAKWQLNSTNNLPKALQNGALSARQYLYSSSLQSDFRYDLRIDALYINGVVSIPKSLDIIGLKYPSNNSRIHYLDKVGYYALFFDQERAYLSSCINSYGFTTVTEDQFIYHRPLDLSFSHISAYLIGTRDLFDSRCLLSTLSIPLGKNTMAELQKNSIEKKAQILEKAWIEWHQNWKDYFPIN; this comes from the coding sequence ATGGCTCAAATATATTTGATTCCAACATATCAAGATCGAAAATCAAGACTGATATCTTTAAAAAAATTTAAAATATTTTGCTTGGTGATCGTGCTTATTACAAGCTGCATTGCCATCATTATTTCACTATCTAATACTTTACCCAAAAACAGATCCAAATATCAACTTCCTAGTCAAATATCGATGGCTAAATGGCAACTAAATTCTACCAATAATTTGCCAAAAGCATTACAAAATGGTGCACTCTCTGCAAGACAATATTTATATAGTTCATCATTACAATCTGATTTTAGATATGACTTAAGGATTGACGCATTATATATTAATGGAGTTGTGTCAATACCTAAGTCATTAGATATCATCGGCTTAAAATATCCTAGTAATAATTCAAGAATTCACTATTTAGATAAAGTGGGATATTATGCTTTATTCTTCGATCAAGAAAGGGCTTATTTATCATCATGTATTAATTCATATGGATTTACAACTGTGACTGAAGATCAATTCATTTACCATCGTCCCCTTGATTTAAGTTTTAGTCACATCAGTGCTTATTTGATTGGGACTCGGGATTTGTTTGATAGTCGCTGCTTATTGTCAACTTTATCAATTCCACTTGGCAAAAATACTATGGCTGAACTACAAAAAAACTCTATAGAAAAAAAAGCTCAAATTTTAGAAAAAGCATGGATTGAGTGGCATCAAAATTGGAAAGATTATTTCCCCATAAACTAG